One Xenopus tropicalis strain Nigerian chromosome 8, UCB_Xtro_10.0, whole genome shotgun sequence genomic window carries:
- the tmem268 gene encoding transmembrane protein 268: MNFQDSESRSETVSLDPKESLHSGLYNGCLLVVLPYTASSERMEQCLMKLQNFGIQVPLEQCRECLQVSALIPELRRYIFFSSRGFGMILALILYISIWVNLYSTAQMFLGGQNWLSSIPVTIAAAAVTVAVILVINRHHKRINVNTDVTLAAANEIFMEHNVLLGISDLSQKCHSVPSLCFIYFHLSGCQQRLAQHLASMSKEAIRQCLEHLFIIVETPADQQLAQEGPAESTTEESPLLSDSPKEKPILCSKKVPLIQESEPEEEIARQLLVVSSACYVRLLITGLLPRGSETGHTGLINVPCPCQFIESTILQPWQCSMWM; this comes from the exons ATGAATTTTCAGGATTCAGAGAGCAGAAGTGAGACAGTGAGCCTCGACCCCAAGGAATCCTTACACTCAG GTCTGTATAATGGATGCTTGTTGGTGGTGCTTCCGTACACAGCTAGTTCTGAGCGCATGGAACAATGTTTAATGAAACTCCAGAACTTTGGAATCCAG GTTCCTCTGGAACAGTGCAGGGAGTGCCTACAGGTCTCAGCTCTTATCCCCGAACTCCGCAGATACATTTTCTTCAGCTCCCGGGGCTTTGGAATGATCCTGGCTCTG ATACTGTACATTTCCATTTGGGTCAATCTCTACTCTACAGCACAGATGTTCTTAGGGGGTCAGAATTGGCTATCCAGCATACCAGTTactattgctgctgctgctgtgacagTCGCTGTTATCCTGGTCATCAACCGACATCATAAGAGG ATAAACGTAAACACAGATGTCACACTGGCAGCGGCCAATGAGATCTTCATGGAGCACAATGTCCTGCTGGGGATCAGTGATCTGTCACAGAAATGTCACAGTGTCCCTTCT CTCTGTTTTATTTACTTCCATCTGAGTGGCTGTCAGCAGAGGCTTGCCCAACACTTGGCAAGCATGAGCAAG GAAGCTATCAGACAGTGTCTGGAACATCTCTTTATCATCGTAGAAACTCCAGCTGACCAGCAGCTTGCTCAGGAGGGACCTGCAGAGTCCACAACTGAAGAGTCCCCATTGTTGTCTGACAGTCCTAAGGAAAAGCCCATACTCTGCAGCAAAAAAGTTCCCCTTATTCAAGAGAGTGAACCAGAG GAAGAAATAGCTCGACAACTCTTGGTTGTATCAAGTGCATGTTACGTGCGCCTCCTGATCACAGGGCTCTTGCCACGGGGCAGTGAAACAGGACATACTGGGCTCATAAATGTCCCTTGCCCATGCCAGTTCATAGAGAGCACCATACTACAGCCTTGGCAGTGTTCCATGTGGATGTAA
- the atp6v1g1 gene encoding V-type proton ATPase subunit G 1, which yields MASQSAGIQQLLQAEKRAAERVAEARKRKNRRLKQAKEEAQAEIEQYRLQREKDFKAKEAAALGSHGSCLEEVEKETTEKMSIIQQNYAKNREKVLENLLSFVCDIKPEIHLNYRVNG from the exons ATGGCGAGTCAGTCAGCAGGGATCCAGCAGCTGCTCCAGGCGGAGAAGAGAGCGGCCGAGCGAGTGGCGGAAGCCCGGAAAA GGAAGAACCGGCGTTTGAAACAGGCCAAAGAGGAGGCGCAAGCTGAGATCGAGCAATACCGTCTTCAGAGAGAGAAAGATTTCAAAGCCAAAGAGGCTGCT GCTCTCGGCTCACATGGCAGCTGCTTAGAAGAGGTGGAAAAAGAAACCACTGAGAAGATGTCCATTATCCAGCAGAACTATGCAAAGAACAGAGAGAAGGTTCTGGAGAACCTGCTTTCCTTTGTGTGTGATATCAAGCCAGAAATCCACTTGAACTACCGTGTGAATGGCTAA